Proteins co-encoded in one Pyxidicoccus xibeiensis genomic window:
- a CDS encoding protein-tyrosine phosphatase family protein, with amino-acid sequence MSEPFRRLNLDWVLPSLAVGGRFPVEAAEHLARKLGIRYVVDVRVEERDDEHVLREHGITLLHLPTEDMRAIRGDMIDDGVAWVTQQLEQGHKVYIHCEHGVGRSALLALCCMVALGHPPLEALTLAKRQRWQVSPSPEQLRTFMAWTEGWRARKGLTWKVPVFEELTAIAYSHLRTPPPPGTDD; translated from the coding sequence ATGAGCGAGCCATTCCGGAGGTTGAACCTGGACTGGGTGCTGCCCTCGCTGGCGGTGGGAGGCCGCTTCCCGGTGGAGGCGGCCGAGCACCTGGCCCGGAAGCTGGGCATCCGCTACGTGGTGGACGTGCGGGTGGAGGAGCGTGACGACGAGCACGTGCTGCGCGAGCACGGCATCACCCTGCTGCACCTGCCGACGGAGGACATGCGCGCCATCCGCGGCGACATGATTGACGACGGCGTCGCGTGGGTGACGCAGCAACTGGAGCAGGGCCACAAGGTGTACATCCACTGCGAGCACGGCGTGGGGCGCAGCGCGCTGCTGGCGCTGTGCTGCATGGTGGCGCTGGGGCACCCGCCGCTGGAGGCGCTGACCCTCGCCAAGCGGCAGCGCTGGCAGGTGTCGCCCAGCCCCGAGCAGCTCCGGACGTTCATGGCGTGGACGGAGGGGTGGCGCGCGCGGAAGGGGCTGACGTGGAAGGTGCCCGTGTTCGAGGAGCTGACCGCCATCGCCTACAGCCACCTGCGCACGCCGCCGCCTCCAGGCACCGACGACTGA
- a CDS encoding LysR family transcriptional regulator → MIQLQRLEGFYRVARAEGYARAARSFPYPITQPGVHQQVKRLEDEVGVPLFERVGKDRVVLTPEGRALYAHVAPFLEALDSVVQSLRKGEVGGTLRVHASGHVLRHLLPAWLRKLQTKRPDIEVALFESKTPALDILRSGDTDLVVDHLPDVPDDVEAREVARTYPFLVLPSHHPQAKSRQVRLAELKDDAFIAYSTDRHLRELQLGELARAGVKPKRLHAADSSETILGFVAAGLGYSLLASLLPGGPREAGVVARPLPGAPTGAIHAAWRKTAGRSPLLQAALALAPRP, encoded by the coding sequence ATGATTCAGCTCCAGCGGCTCGAGGGCTTCTACCGCGTCGCACGCGCCGAGGGATACGCCCGCGCGGCACGCTCATTCCCATACCCGATAACGCAGCCCGGGGTGCACCAGCAGGTGAAACGGCTGGAGGACGAGGTGGGCGTGCCCCTCTTCGAGCGCGTGGGCAAGGACCGCGTGGTGCTCACGCCCGAGGGCCGCGCGCTGTACGCGCACGTGGCGCCCTTCCTGGAGGCGCTGGACTCCGTGGTGCAGTCCCTGCGCAAGGGCGAGGTGGGCGGCACGCTGCGCGTCCACGCCTCCGGCCACGTGCTGCGGCACCTGCTGCCCGCCTGGCTGCGGAAGCTCCAGACGAAGCGGCCCGACATCGAGGTGGCCCTGTTCGAGTCCAAGACGCCCGCGCTCGACATCCTGCGCTCCGGCGACACGGACCTGGTGGTGGACCACCTGCCGGACGTGCCCGACGACGTGGAGGCACGCGAGGTGGCGCGCACGTACCCGTTCCTGGTGCTGCCCTCGCACCACCCCCAGGCGAAGAGCCGGCAGGTGCGGCTGGCGGAGCTGAAGGACGACGCCTTCATCGCCTACAGCACGGACAGGCACCTGCGCGAGCTGCAACTGGGGGAGCTTGCGCGCGCGGGCGTGAAGCCGAAGCGGCTGCACGCGGCGGACTCGTCGGAGACCATCCTCGGCTTCGTGGCGGCGGGGCTGGGTTACTCGCTGCTGGCGTCGCTGCTGCCCGGCGGGCCTCGCGAGGCGGGCGTGGTGGCCCGGCCGCTGCCCGGTGCTCCCACTGGCGCCATCCATGCGGCATGGCGGAAGACGGCCGGACGCAGCCCGCTGCTCCAGGCCGCGCTGGCGCTCGCGCCCCGGCCGTAG
- a CDS encoding YiaA/YiaB family inner membrane protein: protein MSRATPKVVVPHSTAWVAQTWLSFVLSVGVTAVGIWNLPVDIWVKAFLGMGLLFTVGSTFSLSKTVRDQHEMEQLGTRIDEARVARLLSEHDPVAPPKL from the coding sequence ATGTCCCGCGCCACGCCGAAGGTCGTCGTCCCCCACAGCACCGCCTGGGTTGCCCAGACCTGGCTGTCCTTCGTCCTGTCCGTCGGAGTCACAGCGGTGGGCATCTGGAACCTGCCCGTGGACATCTGGGTGAAGGCGTTCCTGGGCATGGGGTTGCTGTTCACGGTGGGCTCCACCTTCAGCCTGTCGAAGACGGTGCGCGACCAGCACGAGATGGAGCAGCTCGGCACGCGCATCGACGAGGCCCGCGTGGCCCGGCTCCTCTCCGAGCACGACCCGGTGGCGCCGCCGAAGCTGTGA
- a CDS encoding DUF4157 domain-containing protein, translated as MSRAPSFPERLVDAGHGLLTGVASASVGVVRSAGVALASLGGGVARCALGHPGEGLPKMGQGLTRVAQVPADLVLMLAGRMVSAMQVVTGLEPPGRRLTDAEVTRLRPIFGDSLDYAAVRLKEGRLGLLGVSGRAFAHGNTVFVPAKGAVDFGLLVHELTHVWQHQHGGTAYLSAALAAQWVGDGYDWRKAVGQALRWHQLNPEQQAQLIEDAALAGLIPLSVPLPARAKLKGWTEAALPLLEEALDCLRSGRGAP; from the coding sequence GTGAGCCGCGCCCCTTCGTTTCCGGAGCGGCTGGTGGATGCGGGGCACGGCCTGCTGACGGGCGTGGCGAGCGCGTCCGTCGGCGTGGTGCGCAGCGCGGGCGTGGCGCTGGCGTCGCTGGGTGGAGGCGTGGCGCGGTGCGCGCTGGGGCATCCTGGCGAGGGACTGCCGAAGATGGGGCAGGGGCTGACGCGCGTGGCGCAGGTGCCGGCGGACCTGGTGTTGATGCTGGCCGGGCGCATGGTGAGCGCGATGCAGGTGGTGACGGGGCTGGAGCCGCCGGGCCGCCGACTCACGGACGCCGAGGTGACACGGCTGCGGCCCATCTTCGGCGACAGCCTGGACTACGCGGCGGTGCGGTTGAAGGAGGGCCGGCTGGGGTTGCTGGGCGTGTCCGGCCGGGCCTTCGCCCATGGCAACACGGTCTTCGTGCCCGCGAAGGGCGCGGTGGACTTCGGGCTGCTGGTGCACGAGCTGACGCACGTGTGGCAGCACCAGCATGGAGGCACCGCGTACCTCAGCGCCGCGCTGGCGGCGCAGTGGGTGGGCGACGGCTACGACTGGCGCAAGGCGGTGGGGCAGGCGCTGCGCTGGCACCAGCTCAACCCCGAGCAGCAGGCGCAGCTCATCGAGGACGCGGCGCTCGCGGGGCTCATCCCGCTCTCCGTGCCCCTGCCGGCGCGCGCGAAGCTGAAGGGGTGGACGGAGGCGGCGCTGCCGCTGCTGGAAGAGGCGCTGGACTGCCTGCGGAGCGGTCGCGGCGCGCCGTGA
- a CDS encoding type IV pilus twitching motility protein PilT, which yields MDQTTLNKLLSVGVQNGASDIHFRPGDPPIYRVNGVLRPLKMEKLVPDHTKQVALHVINDQLVKAQIDSLQEHDTSYSVPGVARFRVNIYRQRGSLACILRIIPDEIPNIDTLGLPQVLKKIASNDRGLVLVTGATGSGKSSTLAAMIDHINRNESLHVLTIEDPIEFIYKNIKSSISQREIGPDTESFARALRSALRQDPDVILVGEMRDTETIDIALKAAETGHLVLSTVHTTDASRTIGRLVSVFPAEEQVMVRMRLADCLKATISQRLLPRASGKGRTVALEIMTQTKSVEQYIREDRANELKDVIEKGRDMFGMQSFDQHLTQLYREGVITLEIAQGAASNPADFQRALEFE from the coding sequence GTGGACCAGACGACGTTGAACAAGCTGCTCTCGGTGGGTGTGCAGAATGGCGCCTCGGACATCCACTTCCGGCCGGGAGACCCGCCCATCTACCGCGTCAACGGCGTGCTGCGACCGCTGAAGATGGAGAAGCTGGTCCCGGACCACACGAAGCAGGTGGCCCTGCATGTCATCAACGACCAGCTGGTGAAGGCGCAAATCGACTCGCTGCAGGAGCACGACACGTCCTACAGCGTGCCGGGCGTGGCGCGCTTCCGGGTGAACATCTACCGGCAGCGGGGCTCGCTGGCGTGCATCCTGCGCATCATCCCGGACGAGATTCCCAACATCGACACGCTGGGGCTGCCGCAGGTCCTCAAGAAGATTGCCAGCAATGACCGCGGGCTGGTGCTGGTGACGGGGGCCACGGGCTCGGGCAAGAGCTCCACGCTCGCGGCGATGATTGACCACATCAATCGCAATGAGAGCCTGCACGTCCTCACCATCGAGGACCCCATCGAGTTCATCTACAAGAACATCAAGTCCTCCATCTCCCAGCGGGAGATTGGCCCGGACACGGAGAGCTTCGCCCGCGCGCTGCGCTCGGCGCTGCGGCAGGACCCGGATGTGATTCTGGTGGGCGAGATGCGCGACACGGAGACCATCGACATCGCGCTCAAGGCGGCGGAGACGGGCCACCTGGTGCTGTCCACCGTGCACACCACGGACGCGTCGCGCACCATCGGCCGGCTCGTGTCGGTGTTCCCCGCCGAGGAGCAGGTCATGGTCCGCATGCGCCTGGCGGACTGCCTCAAGGCCACCATCTCCCAGCGGCTGTTGCCCCGCGCGTCCGGCAAGGGCCGCACGGTGGCGCTCGAAATCATGACGCAGACGAAGTCCGTGGAGCAGTACATCCGCGAGGACCGCGCCAACGAGCTGAAGGACGTCATCGAGAAGGGCCGCGACATGTTCGGCATGCAGTCCTTCGACCAGCACCTGACGCAGCTGTACCGCGAGGGCGTCATCACCCTCGAGATTGCGCAGGGCGCGGCCAGCAACCCGGCCGACTTCCAGCGCGCGCTCGAGTTCGAGTGA
- a CDS encoding metallophosphoesterase: MAELSEGVERKERPRVAPGLVLRWLVSLGAILGVFGGLHAYIAVRLFVSPGLPSPWPAVGVAAVGVFFLSLFAGMAVSRREPTAWTRALQWVAFIWLGTFGVLLSAVVAADLVGLVLGWTGVVDDPLALARGKALAVVGVGLPAVVYAFFTARGRATVERVTVPVAGLGPGLHGLKVVQISDIHVGPTLDARWLRRVVEQVNALKPDVIAVTGDLVDGTVDVLRDEVKPLAELRASLGVFYVTGNHEYYHGGPAWAAEVARLGLTVLQNEHRVVERNGSRLTVAGVTDHDAGHIHPAHASRPDVALAGAPAGVPRLLLAHQPRSALHVARAGVEVDLQLSGHTHGGQVFPFMFFVKLQQPVVSGLATIAGVRVYTHRGTGYWGPPLRLGPAPEIAELTLVLAV; the protein is encoded by the coding sequence GTGGCGGAGCTGTCCGAAGGCGTGGAGCGCAAGGAGCGGCCCCGGGTCGCTCCGGGCCTGGTGCTGCGGTGGCTGGTGTCGCTGGGGGCCATCCTCGGGGTGTTCGGCGGCCTGCACGCGTACATCGCCGTGCGGCTGTTCGTGAGCCCCGGCCTGCCCTCGCCATGGCCCGCCGTTGGAGTGGCCGCGGTGGGGGTGTTCTTCCTGTCGCTGTTCGCGGGCATGGCCGTGTCCCGGCGCGAGCCCACCGCGTGGACGCGCGCGCTCCAGTGGGTGGCCTTCATCTGGTTGGGCACCTTCGGCGTCTTGCTCAGCGCGGTGGTGGCCGCGGACCTCGTCGGTCTGGTGCTGGGGTGGACGGGCGTGGTGGACGACCCATTGGCCCTGGCGCGAGGCAAGGCGCTGGCCGTGGTGGGCGTGGGCCTGCCGGCGGTGGTGTACGCGTTCTTCACCGCGCGCGGCCGGGCGACGGTGGAGCGGGTGACGGTGCCGGTGGCCGGGCTGGGGCCGGGGCTGCATGGCCTGAAGGTGGTGCAGATTTCCGACATCCACGTGGGTCCCACGCTGGATGCGCGTTGGCTGCGGCGCGTGGTGGAGCAGGTGAACGCGCTGAAGCCAGACGTCATAGCGGTGACGGGTGACCTGGTGGACGGCACCGTGGACGTGCTGCGCGACGAGGTGAAGCCGCTCGCGGAGCTGCGCGCCTCGCTGGGCGTCTTCTACGTGACGGGCAACCACGAGTACTACCACGGAGGCCCCGCCTGGGCCGCCGAGGTCGCCCGGCTGGGCCTCACCGTCCTGCAGAACGAGCACCGCGTGGTGGAACGCAATGGCTCGCGCCTCACCGTGGCAGGTGTGACGGACCATGACGCCGGGCACATCCACCCCGCGCATGCCAGCCGTCCGGACGTGGCGCTCGCCGGTGCGCCTGCCGGTGTGCCCCGCCTGCTGCTCGCCCACCAGCCCCGCTCGGCGCTGCACGTGGCGAGGGCCGGGGTGGAAGTGGACCTCCAGCTGTCAGGGCACACCCATGGCGGACAGGTGTTTCCCTTCATGTTCTTCGTGAAGCTGCAGCAGCCCGTGGTGAGCGGGCTGGCCACCATCGCTGGCGTCCGCGTCTACACCCACCGGGGCACCGGCTACTGGGGCCCGCCGCTGCGCCTGGGCCCCGCGCCCGAAATCGCCGAGCTGACGCTGGTGCTCGCGGTGTGA
- the sitI6 gene encoding SitI6 family double-CXXCG motif immunity protein: protein MRLFHLGWVYPPRFSWTLRASSKWCLPGIHCLTCDAVWSSTGEGYPSVDLSSLPDSKKLRPRVEEDFAEFNRLRELVRPLVPEGVPLRTGATLGPLVGTGRGHFPELLFPAPAQLAIRREALEQLQAEGVRGLMGCPTELRLRGKDAPELLELQIEPRGLLHPACLPRGLPAPCVTCGRQSFTLPKEPILEAASLPDDRDLFRLANFTTVIVATERFVETAWRLRFEEVEFRELRLL from the coding sequence ATGCGGTTGTTCCATCTCGGCTGGGTATACCCACCGCGCTTCTCGTGGACTCTCCGGGCGAGCTCCAAATGGTGCCTCCCCGGCATCCATTGCCTCACCTGCGATGCAGTCTGGAGCAGTACCGGAGAGGGGTATCCCTCGGTAGACCTGTCCTCATTGCCAGACAGCAAGAAGCTCAGGCCTCGAGTGGAGGAGGACTTCGCGGAGTTCAACCGACTCAGAGAACTGGTACGGCCCCTCGTGCCAGAAGGTGTGCCGCTCAGGACTGGAGCGACATTGGGGCCGCTTGTCGGAACAGGGCGAGGTCACTTTCCGGAACTCCTGTTTCCCGCCCCCGCGCAGCTGGCCATTCGCCGGGAAGCGCTGGAACAACTCCAGGCCGAGGGCGTGCGCGGGTTGATGGGCTGCCCCACGGAGCTGCGTCTCCGAGGCAAGGATGCACCTGAGCTGCTGGAGCTCCAGATAGAGCCACGTGGGTTGCTACACCCGGCCTGCCTTCCGCGGGGCCTGCCTGCCCCATGCGTGACGTGCGGCCGGCAGTCGTTCACTCTTCCGAAGGAACCCATTCTGGAGGCCGCATCCCTCCCAGATGACCGTGACCTCTTCCGGCTCGCCAACTTCACGACCGTCATCGTCGCTACAGAACGGTTCGTGGAGACGGCGTGGAGGCTCCGCTTCGAGGAAGTGGAGTTCCGCGAGCTGCGCCTCCTCTGA
- the sitA6 gene encoding SitA6 family polymorphic toxin lipoprotein: MKAWTLLLCGLLVAGCASTNPTLQRWQAAEAETGECDAPGADRCTLFLCGVEACALYFCEDVDPSRIVRAQALAPVRPPARPPPRQAARPLPVPVNPQRYRGSMHGLPEGAEPIFIIPWNETSEEYEARLRKELEDSPKRTWVKHHVFPRAFKAWFNSRGINIHEWTLVLDKQVHQNIHRGEAGGPWNAEWNHYILNNIDAPRQAIHLFAVQLIFRFELSGPVVPYYSKKPIPLFPVVEEDIY; this comes from the coding sequence ATGAAAGCCTGGACACTGCTGCTGTGCGGTCTGCTGGTGGCGGGTTGCGCCTCCACGAACCCCACCCTGCAACGCTGGCAAGCGGCGGAGGCGGAGACAGGGGAGTGTGACGCCCCCGGCGCGGACCGCTGCACCCTGTTCCTCTGTGGGGTGGAGGCGTGTGCCCTCTATTTCTGCGAGGACGTGGACCCGAGTCGCATCGTTCGCGCGCAAGCCCTGGCGCCCGTACGGCCACCCGCGAGGCCGCCACCGAGGCAGGCCGCGCGCCCGCTCCCAGTCCCCGTCAATCCCCAGCGCTACCGGGGCAGCATGCACGGGCTCCCGGAAGGCGCGGAGCCCATCTTCATCATCCCCTGGAACGAGACGAGCGAGGAGTACGAGGCGCGGCTCAGGAAGGAGCTGGAGGACTCACCCAAGCGAACCTGGGTGAAGCACCACGTGTTCCCCCGGGCGTTCAAGGCGTGGTTCAACTCCAGGGGTATCAACATCCATGAGTGGACGCTGGTTCTCGACAAGCAGGTCCACCAGAACATCCACCGAGGAGAGGCGGGTGGTCCTTGGAATGCGGAGTGGAATCACTACATCCTCAACAACATCGATGCGCCTCGGCAGGCCATCCATCTCTTCGCGGTGCAGCTGATCTTCCGCTTCGAGCTGTCCGGGCCCGTCGTTCCGTACTACAGCAAGAAGCCCATTCCCCTGTTCCCCGTGGTTGAAGAGGACATCTACTGA
- a CDS encoding TIGR00266 family protein: MAQMHEVDFHIYGEDLQFVEVELDPNEAAVAEAGTLMYMEDGIEMETIFGDGSEKKSGFLGSLLGAGKRLLTGESLFTTVFLNRGGGKRKVAFAAPYPGKIIPVNLSQLGGELIAQKDSFLAAAKGVSLGIAFQKKLGTGLFGGEGFIMQRLQGDGLAFIHAGGTLHERTLGPGEMLRVDTGCIVAFQPTVDYDIQMVSGIKTAFFGGEGLFFATLRGPGKVWLQSLPFSRLAGRILSAARPGGARDEGSVLGGVGLGSLLGGDE; encoded by the coding sequence ATGGCGCAGATGCACGAGGTGGACTTCCACATCTACGGCGAAGACCTGCAGTTCGTCGAGGTGGAGCTGGACCCGAACGAGGCGGCGGTGGCCGAGGCCGGCACCCTCATGTACATGGAGGACGGCATCGAGATGGAGACCATCTTCGGTGACGGCTCGGAGAAGAAGAGCGGCTTCCTCGGCTCGCTGCTCGGCGCGGGCAAGCGGCTGCTCACCGGCGAGTCCCTCTTCACCACCGTCTTCCTCAACCGCGGCGGCGGCAAGCGCAAGGTGGCCTTCGCCGCGCCCTACCCCGGAAAAATCATCCCGGTGAACCTGTCCCAGCTCGGCGGCGAGCTCATCGCCCAGAAGGACAGCTTCCTCGCCGCGGCCAAGGGCGTGTCGCTGGGCATCGCCTTCCAGAAGAAGCTGGGCACCGGCCTGTTCGGCGGCGAGGGCTTCATCATGCAGCGCCTGCAGGGTGACGGCCTCGCCTTCATCCACGCGGGCGGCACGCTCCACGAGCGGACGCTCGGCCCCGGCGAGATGCTGCGCGTGGACACCGGCTGCATCGTCGCCTTCCAGCCCACCGTCGACTACGACATCCAGATGGTCAGCGGCATCAAGACGGCCTTCTTCGGCGGCGAGGGCCTCTTCTTCGCCACGCTGCGCGGGCCCGGCAAGGTGTGGCTCCAGTCCCTGCCCTTCAGCCGGCTCGCGGGCCGCATCCTCTCCGCGGCCCGCCCCGGCGGCGCGCGCGACGAGGGCAGCGTCCTCGGCGGAGTCGGCCTCGGCTCCCTCCTCGGCGGCGACGAGTAG
- the agmC gene encoding adventurous gliding motility protein AgmC — protein sequence MRFVPLFALALLTATPALAEPDSFVLGTGRDGPLSLTSGSEVINLYAPLAEAAPAGSTTLRLVRPGGYVNGQLVLVHQSSGLPANTPSGGTGGVNLGAVGRWELARVQAVGSEPPVLQLTAPLMNSYTVPGAQVVGVREYTSVTVSSGTSLLAPPWDGSSGGIVAFLATGTVTNNGRISADGAGFRGGVFASHEERNGCTGLDVPPEQGGAYKGEGVVVDRYGVAAGRGNLVNGGGGGNCHNSGGGGGGHVGTGGMGGRTSNRDNGREEGGLGGIAVRYSVYEQLVFGGGGGAGEGNNDVGSGGGMGGGVVFVRANAVTGAGVFSANGESVAPTLADDGAGGGGAGGAVMLRTVGALACASAQARGGNGGSVTDATFTLGPGGGGSGGVVLMQGTSTTCPANTVGGAPGTVVTADAGTYGAGPGGPGSSILIAGGFRTPEVPAISSPKSGEVGVTSRPRIAGVGERGVRIFLYVDGVELTQVSVGDDGQFLANYPGARESLAAGEHTLSAVAESLGAYSARSTEVVFNSAVSLEDGGVVVAPILVVPAEGEVVGSTPLFAGVAPNGVSVGVEVDNGPEVTIPVDASGRFRYQWPLDNPLPPGAHFVTLHAHNEAGETGPYSQQTRFETQVADAGTQDSGTPGPDAGSDDAGTQGTREVPVLVLPGEGEVVDPTPLFAGVAGPGASVAIEVDGAEVARVTADTTGAFRHVVTSEQALPMGAHSVTAHAVLSASAGPKSPATGFEVRGPAALDVGCGCGASPAGVVGAWALLAGLAAAGRRRRR from the coding sequence ATGCGCTTCGTCCCCCTCTTCGCGCTCGCACTGCTCACGGCGACCCCCGCGCTGGCCGAGCCGGACTCCTTCGTCCTGGGCACGGGCCGTGATGGCCCCCTCTCCCTCACCTCGGGGAGCGAGGTCATCAACCTCTACGCGCCGCTGGCGGAGGCCGCGCCGGCCGGAAGCACCACACTGCGCCTGGTGAGGCCCGGTGGCTACGTGAACGGCCAGCTGGTGCTCGTGCATCAGAGCAGCGGACTTCCGGCCAACACGCCCTCCGGCGGCACGGGCGGGGTGAACCTGGGCGCGGTGGGACGTTGGGAGCTGGCCCGGGTGCAGGCGGTGGGCTCGGAGCCCCCGGTGCTGCAGCTCACCGCGCCGCTGATGAACAGCTACACCGTGCCGGGCGCGCAGGTGGTGGGCGTGCGCGAGTACACCAGCGTGACAGTCTCCTCGGGAACCTCGCTGCTCGCGCCCCCGTGGGATGGGAGCAGCGGCGGCATCGTCGCGTTCCTGGCCACGGGCACCGTGACGAACAATGGCCGCATCAGCGCGGACGGCGCGGGCTTCCGGGGCGGTGTCTTCGCCAGCCACGAGGAGCGCAACGGGTGCACGGGGCTGGACGTGCCGCCCGAGCAGGGCGGGGCCTACAAGGGCGAGGGGGTGGTGGTGGACCGCTACGGCGTGGCCGCCGGGCGCGGCAACCTGGTCAACGGTGGAGGCGGAGGCAACTGCCACAACTCGGGCGGTGGCGGCGGCGGGCACGTCGGCACGGGCGGCATGGGCGGGCGCACGTCGAACCGGGACAACGGGCGGGAGGAGGGCGGGCTGGGAGGCATTGCCGTGAGGTACTCCGTCTACGAGCAGCTCGTGTTCGGCGGAGGTGGTGGCGCGGGAGAGGGGAACAACGACGTGGGCTCGGGGGGCGGCATGGGGGGCGGCGTGGTGTTCGTCCGGGCGAATGCGGTGACGGGAGCGGGCGTCTTCTCCGCGAACGGCGAGTCCGTGGCGCCCACGCTGGCGGACGATGGTGCGGGGGGCGGAGGCGCGGGCGGCGCTGTCATGCTGCGCACCGTGGGGGCGCTGGCGTGCGCGTCGGCGCAGGCGCGAGGTGGCAACGGCGGCTCGGTGACGGACGCCACGTTCACCCTGGGGCCGGGTGGCGGAGGCAGCGGCGGCGTCGTGTTGATGCAGGGGACGTCCACCACCTGTCCGGCCAACACGGTCGGCGGTGCCCCCGGGACGGTGGTGACGGCGGATGCCGGCACGTACGGGGCCGGCCCGGGCGGCCCGGGTTCCAGCATCCTGATTGCGGGTGGCTTCCGCACGCCGGAGGTGCCCGCCATCAGCAGCCCCAAGTCCGGCGAGGTGGGCGTGACGTCCCGGCCTCGCATCGCGGGCGTGGGCGAGCGCGGCGTGCGCATCTTCCTGTATGTCGATGGTGTCGAGCTGACGCAGGTCAGCGTCGGAGACGACGGACAGTTCCTCGCCAACTATCCGGGGGCGCGGGAGTCGCTGGCGGCAGGGGAGCACACGCTGTCCGCGGTGGCGGAGTCGCTGGGGGCCTACAGCGCGCGCTCGACGGAGGTGGTGTTCAACTCGGCCGTGTCCCTGGAGGACGGTGGCGTGGTGGTGGCGCCCATCCTGGTGGTGCCCGCGGAGGGAGAGGTGGTGGGCTCCACGCCGCTGTTCGCCGGGGTGGCGCCCAATGGCGTGAGCGTGGGCGTGGAGGTGGACAACGGGCCGGAGGTCACCATCCCCGTGGATGCGTCCGGCCGCTTCCGCTACCAGTGGCCGTTGGACAACCCGCTGCCGCCGGGGGCGCACTTCGTCACGCTCCACGCGCACAACGAGGCGGGAGAGACGGGCCCGTACTCGCAGCAGACGCGCTTCGAGACGCAGGTGGCGGACGCGGGGACGCAGGACTCGGGCACGCCGGGGCCGGATGCCGGGAGCGACGACGCGGGCACGCAGGGGACGCGGGAGGTGCCCGTGCTGGTGCTGCCGGGGGAGGGCGAGGTGGTGGACCCCACGCCGCTGTTCGCCGGAGTGGCTGGACCTGGTGCGTCCGTGGCCATCGAGGTGGACGGCGCCGAGGTGGCGCGGGTGACGGCGGACACGACGGGGGCCTTCCGTCACGTCGTGACTTCGGAGCAGGCCCTGCCGATGGGCGCGCACAGCGTCACGGCGCATGCGGTCCTCAGTGCCAGCGCGGGGCCGAAGTCTCCAGCCACGGGCTTCGAGGTTCGCGGCCCCGCGGCGCTCGACGTGGGCTGCGGCTGCGGGGCGTCTCCCGCTGGCGTGGTGGGGGCGTGGGCCCTGCTGGCCGGGCTGGCCGCCGCCGGGCGGAGACGGCGGCGGTAG
- a CDS encoding heme NO-binding domain-containing protein: MQGVIFHELRGYAESRLGAQGWESLQLAAGLPRRIYLAFKDYPDAEVAALVDAASKLTGQPRLQVLEELGERLGPSLLRTYGVLVEPGWTVLDMVEHMERLHAQVRRDGQTRPPSLVCRRMRRDVVQVSYSSPRKLCRLGIGTIRGLARHLGQTVEVRERRCMHAGALTCELEVSLLG, encoded by the coding sequence ATGCAAGGTGTCATCTTCCACGAGCTGCGGGGCTACGCGGAGTCCCGGCTGGGCGCGCAGGGTTGGGAGTCGCTGCAGCTGGCAGCGGGGCTCCCCCGTCGCATCTACCTGGCGTTCAAGGACTACCCGGACGCAGAGGTGGCGGCGCTGGTGGACGCGGCCTCGAAGCTGACGGGCCAGCCCAGGCTCCAGGTGCTGGAGGAGCTGGGGGAGCGCCTGGGCCCGAGCTTGCTGCGCACCTACGGGGTGCTCGTCGAGCCGGGCTGGACGGTGCTGGACATGGTGGAGCACATGGAGCGCCTGCACGCGCAGGTGCGCCGGGACGGGCAGACCCGCCCTCCCAGCCTGGTGTGCCGGCGCATGCGGCGGGACGTGGTGCAGGTGTCCTATTCGTCGCCCCGGAAGCTGTGCCGCCTGGGCATCGGCACCATCCGCGGGCTGGCCCGGCACCTGGGACAGACGGTGGAGGTGCGCGAGCGCCGGTGCATGCACGCGGGCGCGCTGACGTGTGAGCTCGAGGTGAGCCTGCTCGGCTGA